The region CCACAGGTGATAAGCAACTGTCAGACCTGCTGGGGGTGCATCAATCTGTGTTGAGTCACCTGCGATCTCTGGCAGTATCAATTAAACGAAACAACATCTTGTCCGCCATACCTCCGGAGACCGAATCCGACACAAGCGTATGGGTTAGATATCCGTTCTTCGCGCCGGATGTGTCAGCAGTTCTTTCTGGGGCGACCTCGCGATCCATGTTGCTGGACAATAGTGGAAAGGGCCCAACCTTCGTGCAAATGATGCCTTTAGGTGATAGCAGCCGCCACTTTAGTTACGGGAGTATGTTTGTGGAAGTATCTGTGAGCTCCAGTGAGGATGATAGTCAGCAGTTCTCTATGCCTTGCGCCTTGTCTATTATCCGTGACCGCGCAGACTGGTATGTCCTCGCTGCCATTACCAGCCAGAGCGATTTGGTCAATGTGATGATTCAGcccgacaagaagaagggaccGACATGGGATGACGTTAACTGGCAAGTTCGGACACACTCAATGACGGTCAAACTCCCACGCGGATTTGAGTTGGATGTCATGTTCAAGGAAGATGATTTCAAGATGCTCTGGAACATTGTCAATTACACACTAAAAACCGAGGCTAGCCTGCAGCCAGAAGCGGGTGAATCAGTGATATTTGAGTGTACGCTGAAGCTGTTCCAGTATATGGATCCTGGGACACCGAAGGCATTTCCAGCTGAATCTATCGAGCGGTGTCGTGTCAGGTTATTTGAGCGTTCGGTAACCGTGACCGAGGGGACGGGCACACGACGTGCTCACCGTGGTTTCCGTATTACGGTATTGACCACGCCTAAGGTAAAGACCTTAAGCAGCGTGCGTCATATCTTGGGTCACGGTGCGCCGATACTGTTTGGGCTTCTTCGCGGTGAGGATGGCGCGCCGGCACTTGTTCTCAAAGTGAATGAAGATGGCCGCAGTCGGTCGATGTTGATGACATTCCAGGAAACTCGCGAGCGCACTAACCTTCATTCGTTGCTTCTGGCCATGTTACCCAAGCAGAGAGAACTTAAGGTAGCAGACGTCCCTCTGCGTGCCTATACCATCGAACAGCCGGCCGACCGGTTCAATGGCCAACCAGCGAAGCAACACCTGCAATTTCCCGCAGGAACCGTTTGTGTTATCGACCAGGAACATGACTATGTTGAGCATGGCTACGGCCCAACTGTGTTGTCCGAGCATCTGCGGGCCTTTATTGCTTCAGAGTGGGGGTCCGTTACAGATCGGTTCAACCTTGGTCCTGGTGAACTGAAAATCAGCCTGGACATAAACAATCGGACCGGTCTCAGTTTGTACAGGCCAGCTCAGCAGGACTTGACCGTATCGGCTGCTGAAAACCTCATTCCGCCCGATATGCAAGACAAGTTGGCTGATTTCCTTCAAATTGCCATGGCCAAGCCAATGATCCGAAAGTTCGATTTCATGACGGTCAAGGGTATGTCTTTGCTTGTTTACTCGGAATTATACTGACTTCGTAGGATTGCATGAattcgagaaggctgttACGGGCTTCACGGTCCTCTTTGATAGGTATGCTGGTCATGCTGTTGAGTATTCTAGTCTAACGTCACAGTGTTGCATCTTCGTTCATGATTTCTCGACGCCGAATGGTGGTTCCCATCACCAAGAAGTGGGAGTCGAGCATGGCTCGAATTCAGATTGTTCGTCAGGACAAGGTCGTGCAGCTACTAGCATTCCTCAACGACTTTAGTCATGGCAAATGCTTGAACTTCGTCCTGAAGAGCACCGACACTTTCGAAGCTTTCAACCGCTCCGGAAAATACGGAGTCCGCATTGTTGACGCCAAGTTCGCGTTGCCAAAGACCGATGATGAcccctcttctgcttttctcAATCTCGACATGCCGGAGTATCCTAGCGAACACGACGATATTACCATTGCTTTTGATACGGAGGCTGGTGAGTGCTGCTTGCACGAACCATAAGACTTAAAACTGACGACAGAGATCAGATCGATTCAACTTCCAATCAGCAGCGCCTGCTTCCGTCCGCGAGCCCTCACGAATGGCGTCCCTGCGGCGGTAGAGGTTTAGAATCAATCAGTTGCTGGAATTGCTAGCAGGCTTGCTGTCTTCGAAGCTCGGTGGCTCGTCGGGCACGCAATCTCCACTGGACCCGCCGGTCACGTGTATTTATCCCCTCATTATGAACCGTCTTGCGGTTCTCgccctcttcccctctttaACCCACAGTCAAACGCAATGCTGCCAGAAGGCCAGGACGTTGGCGCCTCGACGCGCTCACTGCATGCAGACGATGTGCTAAATGTCGTCACTGATGTTGCGCCTCCTATTCATGTTGCGACCACCTTCCGCTATTCCGATGACCCGGCCAAGTTGATGCCGGCGGCAGATCTCAATGGGGTAAGTATCCCGAAAATCATTCCTTTTCAGAGGTTAACCGCGCAGACCCTCGAGGAGCAATCGTCATATATCTACTCGCGTCTCACTGCGCCAACTACTACCCGATTCGAAGCCATTCTTTCGTCTCTCCTCAACGGCCAAACCATCAGTTACTCATCGGGGCTGTCGGCATTCCATGCGGCTCTCACCCTTCTAAACCCTCGTAGGATCTCGATCGGCAAAGGATATCATGGATGCCACGGTGTGATTGACATTTTCAACCGTCTGAATGGACTTCAGAAGCTGGATTTGGATTGCCCAGCCgaacagctggaggctggggatGTCATACACTTGGAAACTCCAGTCAATCCTGAGGGGACCTCTTTCAATATTGAGCAATATGCCAAGAAAGCACACTCTCGAGGAGCTTATCTGATAGTTGACGGAACTTTTGCCCCGCCGCCTCTGCAAGACCCGTTCAAATTTGGTGCTGACCTGGTGCTGCACTCTGGATCCAAATACTTTGGAGGGCACAGCGATGTCTTGTGCGGAGTTCTGGCCACGCAGAACAAGGACTGGGCGCAGCAATTGCTCAGAGACCGCGTTTTCCTTGGTGGTGTCATGGGCAATCTGGAGGGCTGGCTCGGCGTCCGGAGTTTGCGGACTCTGGAGGTTCGTGTGCAACGGCTGAGCCAGAACGCAACGAATTTGGTCTTGTGGCTTCACAACGCGCTGCAGACTCCAAGCCCCGCACCCGGCAGCGATGAAGAGGCGACGCAGAAAGTGCTGGAGCAGGTTTTCCACTCCAGCCTTCAAAAGGACGACGAGTCCTGGCTCCTGAAGCAGATGCCGAACGGGTTCGGGCCTGTCTTCTCGATCACCATGAGAGAAGAAGACTATGCGCGCCACTTGCCAAGCAAGCTTGCCCTGTTCCAGCACGCGACCAGTCTGGGTGGCGTAGAGTCGTTGATTGAATGGCGGACAATGTCGGACAAGACGGTGGACCGACGGTTGCTGCGAGTTAGCATTGGGTTGGAGAACTGGGAGGATTTGAAGCGGGATCTGGTGAATGCTTTTAGAGCACTGGTTTAGATACACCTATATATGAATGACTTACGTCGCGTACCGGATCTTGAGTAAACAGAGTACCTGGTAGAAAGTCTACTAAGATAAGATTTCCCAATGAAGATCCCCACACCCCACTTTACCCAACTCCTACACCTCGTCACTACCTCTTCCTATCCATCATACCTCTACAGTTCTGCCTGTCTCACCTCAATAAAGAATCAGGAAGataagagaaaaaaaagagaagcaaaagacaGAATGTCCACATTCCAAATCCACTACTTCGCCAGCGCGTCCACTTATACCGGCAGAAACACTGAGTCTCTCCCTGCCCCGCTGCCACTCTCCTCGCTCTTCGATACGCTCGAGGCAAAGTACCCGGGCATCAAGGAGAAAGTGCTCTCAAGCTGCAGCATTAGTCTGGGTGATGAGTatgttgatcttgtttcCGATGGGGAGAAAAGTGGGAACGAGGGGCTCCTGATCCAGGGCGGCGATGAGGTTGCCATTATTCCGCCGGTCAGTTCGGGATGATCTTCTTTTTCCTGAACAGGAGATGAGACTCGCTATCGTACTTGAATAGCTACATTTGTTTTGATGTGGTGGGTGGGTCGGTGCTGTCAGCAATTTGGTGCGTTTGAAGCCGCACAGCGGTTCGTTCGAGTCATTTGATGCTGATACCATCAGGCGCAGGTGTGTTTTCTTGAAGCGGTGCATCCAATTATATAATTCGACGTTCATCCGAGAGGCCTTTCTACTCTACCGTACAGCAACTCAGGCGTCTGAAGAGAAACGAGATCCGTGTCTACTTGGAGGCAAAAAACAGGCGACTAGGAGTCGCGTCATACCTATTTACATATCCACTCTTCATTTCCTTGCCATCTGGGGATGGACCAAGACGAATTAAATACGATGACCTTTTACATACCTACGATAACTCGTGAAGTACTTCGTACATGTACCAAAGGAGAATTAGCTGCCAAGCCTGGGCCGCGAACGTACTTTTGCACTCTGCAGCTTATTATAGATCTTATAGATCCAGATCTACAATACACACAGACGGGGCCCATGCAGCCGGCGGCAGACGAAACCGTTTCGTTGTCGCATCTAAAAACAACAACGGGAATGATTGGTCCGGAGATCATGAATAAATTAGGCGCCAGACCCTGCGTCTAGTCGACCTAAGCTCGACTGGGGGCGTTGGCTGGGATTGCACGTCGTTAGGCGCTGTGCGGAGCCATTCAGGTATATCTGCCCACTATGATTGCTACTATGAATATCAGCCTCTGGATGCATTTTTCCGTCTGGGAACAGCTATGACAATGACCTATCCATAGCAGTTGTATCCACCAtagctccagctccaacagCCTCATCTTCTTTCGACATCGTGTATCCATACTGGCGCTTAATGATCAGCCTGCAGGCGACCCAGTGTCAGTCATCCGGGCGCCTTCTTCCATTCGCTCCTGGGATACTTGATCTGGACAAAGGCCTAGAACCTTAATTTGTGTCTATACTATGTCTAGAATCTCTGGAGTCCAGGCATAAGTATATAAGGAGCTCATGCCCGTCAAAGCAGCAGTTACAAACTTCAGCATTCATTCACGACTTCACTCACTGTCTCAAGCATAGCGGTTCctctcctttgcttcctttGCCTAGGTTCTTTGACTTGATATCCCACGTTCCTTTGACGACTCAGACTATCCTTCAGATATATCTCCTCTTTAAAAGTTCAACTCCTCACTCACTGCTATCCTCCTTACGACATCCATAGAGCAAACCTGCTGGTACAGGACGCTACGTGACTTGCTCCCCACGACTGAACGACTCTTTCCTCAGATTTTTCTACCTCTACCAAATATATCCGCGAAAATGCCCGCGCATGGTGCCCTCGGTGCAACATTTCTCATCGCCCGAATCATCCAGACCTGTTCgctcatcgccatcatcggcctAACCGCAAACTTCATCGCCGAAATCGTGCGCTACGATGCGAAACCGCCGGGAATCTTCATCGGAACAATCACCGTTGTATGTCCTCTGATACGCTGCTTCGGACCAGCCAAGTGCGAATGCAGCCTGAAATGCTAATCTGTGGTCTGCAGACATCCATCTCAGCTATTTACACAATAATCACGTCTATCCTCTACATCGATGATATCCTCCCTTTCCTCGCGTCCGGAATCCTGGATTCACTTCTGCTGATTGCAGTCATCGTCGTCGCAGTGATCATCGGCAAGCCGCTCTCGTACCTCGAGTGCGGTGAGATTGGTGACATCCTGTCCGGCGGCAACAGTGACGACGGATCCTCAGCATACACCTTCGCCACGCATCTAAGCTCATACCTGGGCCATCTTAGCGGCTCAGTGGATTACGATAGCTGGGTTGGGGCGAGTAAGGGGGTTTGTGTTGAGGCGAAGAGTATCTGGGGGTTGAGCATTGCTATGTGGTATGTTTCTGGGGATGTGGAGTTATTGCGTACGGGCGAAGAAGCTAATGAGTGTTGTTTTGCAGTATCATGTTCTTTTTCACGGCAGTGTGCTGCGCTTGTCTatggaggcaaagaagggcTGCTTTGGTCGGTGGTAAGGAGGTAGAGTAGTTTATCTCCTGCCTAGGATCTCCTTCCTCCGGTCTCAGGGCCCTGTACTCAATTGCGAATCTAGCTAAGGTTGCTTGCGCAGACGATCGACGGTGACGAAGTTGAGGTGGTGATGGAGATGATACGAAGCTATTATAGGCAGGCTGCTGAGGTGTTAGGCGCATATGCTCAGTTGAAGAAAGCCCAGACGGTACATTCATGCGAACATCCTACATATTCGGTCTTCCATATATTCGGTcgtttcttcctcctctttacTCGCTGGCTAATTCTTTCCCCCTTCCCGTTTGCTTTTTCTATTTTGGATTTGCTTGCCTTAATACTCCTGTCTTCCGCACATTGCATGTACACTGGCAATAATAGCATAACATATATACTATAAAACTGGTAAGAACTCTATGAGTGTGCCTTGCACctgtcattttctttttaaTCATGCCTAGCTCTCTTGCATAGAGAATGACTTACGCTAAGAATATACGTCAATATTACTGGAGTACGATGCTGAACTGAACCCTAGCAAATACAACAGTAGAAAAGGAAGCTCGGTTGTAAGGTATAGGATGCTGTATATAGCTCTTGAAGACTTCCCTAGCCACGAATAGAGATACGTTACTTATCAATTATTCACCTGAAGGAAACTTGGTAATTTTAAGGGTCTGCCAAAATGTGAACTGACCTGGTTAAGAGAACGCTCTACCAATTCTTTAGATTTACAAGAGACTTACGTGCTGTGACTGAGAAAATCCTGGTACGGTGCACAAACATAATTTTCTGGGAATCGAGGTAAAGTGGCGCTAATCTATGCATGAATAGTCGCAGAACACCCTGCATGCTGGATTACACCGTTTGTATAGAAATGCTAACAAGGATGACTCCTGCGTGTTTGGAATGCCTAGAAAATGAAGGAAAAGCCAACTAATATAGGCTTCCTCCCgtagcatatgctgtatcAGCTACAACGTAGCATACTACTTAGTAGGTAATTTAATTAGGTTGATGCAAATCGGTACAAATGCTCAATATGCATTGGCCGCGAGTAATGCCACGAAGGTCCCTTTTTCTTGATACGGACACCTTCGTGGTACGGCTCGTATTGTGCCTGCAGAACTGCCATGCAGTTGTTGTCTCTGGCTTGACTGCACTTTGGAATGAGATCCTCGTAGGGctgaggttgtggttggcTAACATGTGGGCATGCCAACAATGCCGCAAACCATAATTCAAATGCCATGACGCATATATTTCTGTTCATAGTCGTGAAGGACAAAGGAAATTGGCTACTCGCTCTGTGCGAATGCAGCTGCAAATGACCACCAGCGAGCAAGATATATGACAAACAATTCAGTGGAGGCTGGCAAAGATGGAAATGAGGGATAACCAGGAAAAGGATTTTACCTGACCAGAGCAATCACGAGTCCGAAAAAAGCATGGATCATACCATAACACGTCTGCTGCCAGTACTCGACTTTATTATCGAGATGCACAAGGGCGTTACGCCAGAGTTTTAAGCCTTAGCGGACCGTTTGTACCCTTGCTTTGGATAGGGCCTGAGATGTTTAAGGCGTTTAAAAAGATAATTCGGAAATGCTGGATCAGCTTGCAGCGATGCGCCACTCCTGGgtcaacctttctgacatAAATGCCCACGGCCATCCGTTTTCTGCCTCTGTTTTTCGAAGCAAATCAAGAAGACATCTCCGTGCTAGGGGTTCACGGACCCAGGAGCTACCTAGGCCTTGTCAGTGTCTTCGAAAATAGTAAAATCAAGTCTCTTACATGCGCATAATGCGTGGCACGCCATAACACGGGCAGACGGGTCACCGTCGCTGGAGAGGGCAATGCCAAAGAGGATCCCTAGGTATTTAGCCACATCATCCTGGATTAATCAGCATGGTCATTCCTTGGGTGTTGAGGACGCCTCGAGACTAAAGGTAGGGATTATACGAACCTCAATGCGAGCTTTCTGGCCTGAATTCGAGCCCACATACAAATTGCGAAGCTCGTACTCCTTTATCAGAACCTTTGCCATGCAGATATGCTGCGCGGCGCTTGCTAACTAAAATCAGCACAGCTCAGAGTAGCCGCCTAAGAACCTACCATATAGTGATTTGGTGAACCAGATAACAGGGTAGGGCCTCCCTATTCTTGGGTCGGCGAGAGAGAAATGCAACGGCCGGAACCCGTCAGGTTTCCGCGCTTCCCAGGCATTGATTCTATGCTTCAAGAAAGTCCTTTCCGCTGCACTTCCCTGAGGGTCGTGCACGCCATAGCAGTAGTTAATGGCACCCGCCAACAGCCATACCGCACGGTGAGCCCAATCGCGATCGGTCTGGGATTCTTGTTGAGTCCACATCATTTGTAGCCTCTCGTCAAATGCGCTCAGCTCGAGGCGCAATGGGTTCTGGGAAGCTAGCGCAAATTGTATATCTTGCATTACAAAGACCCAGAACGAGGCTTCCGCAAGGCCACCAGACACAGCACAGTCGACGTGGGAGCTTATATACACGGACCCGGCTAGAAGATGCCTTTGCGAGTCATTCGACGGGGCATGGGCTTGTATTGTTAGCGCACCGTGACTACTCATGCGACGGTTTGACATACAAGAAATTTGCTCAAAGAAGCGGAGTATTACGGTGGACGCCAGCAGAATGTCGAGGCCTATGCCCGACTCCCAATTCGCAAGACCGGGAAGTAGGATAGCGATGCATTTCTCGTGATATTCGTCTGCGGTATTCGGAGGGACGAGGTTTGTCGTTCGAGAGAGGTGGCGAGCTGCGGTGGCCAAACAAGCGTACAATAAAAGCGGGTAGGAAGGCGCCCGTTCTACAACGTCCATTGAGAACTGTCTTTCGTGGTCGCAGGAATCCAGCTAAGGAAGCGGCGTTAGTATTAAGCTGGCGACAAAGAGGAGAACATACCCAGGGACCAAGAGTCCTCTGAAAGTGTCGTAGAAGAAACGCTTCATTAAAATCTGCCAGTTTTGGATTATCGCGTGGAGTATCCGGTGGCATAAGGGAGTCCAGCGATAAGGTTCGTGGGTTAGAGATCCTGCGTGCACCACCTGGAGGAAGAAACGCCTGAGTAGGAGACGGTATTGAGGGTATGGTCGAGGTTGAAGTGCTGAGTCGAGCCTTGCGCATTCCTCTAGGGACAGTTGGTGACGCTTCCGCGGAGACAACGTGATAGTCAGAGGCTGTCTGTTCCGTCTCGTCCTCAAAGCATACTGTATCAGTTAGACATGATTAAAAGCACTGGGCTTCAACTTGAGGAGGGGGACACACATTGAGTCGGCACATCTATCCAAACTTGGTCTTCCGGAAAAGACAAGTCACTTTCACCATAGCGAGGCGGGCCTTCGGACCGCATAGACGGATTCTGGCCATGTCGGAAGGCAACCTCCTCTGGCTTCGCTGGCGCAGGGATGCACTGCCGTCCCGATCTCTGGCAGCGAAGGCATTCAGTTCCGGTCTTATCACCTACTCACGTTATAAATATGGATAAATATGGATGAGagttgaggatgtcgaggacTAACATTTGAGATGGCGTTGGCGGCACGTCAGACTGAGGGATACGAGGCACGGTTAGAGTAATCAACCAACATTGCAGATCGAGCAAGAAAATATCCCACTTACCAACCCCTCATAACGTTATCGGCAGAGCTGTCTGATGCTAGTAAGAGCCATAGATGAGAAAGTCATCAATGCCGAATGAAGCAACCATGGACACCAGTATATACGAGATTCGAAGAAGCAAACCATTCCTGAAACACGGTCGAGGATCCAGTAGTAATATAACCGAGTTAGTGCAGAGCTGTTATCCGAAGAATCAGGAGCGCTAATGGTGTACTCGATGCAGCTCAGGGCAAATGTGACAGTGATTGCGATGGGCAAAACAATGTCAACGGCCGAACTGTGGAGCAACCGTTCACGCAAAGTGGAGCCCCGTCAAATTAGCACTGATAGCTCAAGGAGCCGAAAATAACGGCACCAAGCCCGGCAGAGTAAAAGCTTTAGACGAGGCAGGGAGATCCTTCCCTTTACTAATTGTCTAGCAAGCTCACCGTTTCAGGGGTGATGCTTGTTAATTTGACTTTGCGCCCACATGGCAGGTTCTGAGGAATAATGACGATGTTCGCAGGGGAAATGAAGCCGCATATCCACCCCTAACGGCCAACTTTGTCTCGAGCTTGACTTCCTCGATCGCCGCTCGTATTATCGTCCTTGAGGGGGCGGCACCACAGGCCTGTAAGCGACTTTGACCCTCTGGCGTCTGATCACTGCCCGAACAAGGCAATCCTcgctgcagaagctggaaaCCTGCACAAGCCTCTGGAAGCTCTCAGTCTCGGCCCGTCAAGATTCAGGAGTGCCCCGGCGCCTCTCGCTTCATGTCGATTCCGGAATTTCTTTTGCTGTGCAGCTTTCGGCCATTCAGGGGTGACGGCTGTCAAATTGAGTTTGACCTGTGCATCAGCCCTGCGACTATTTAATGAAAAGCTGACCATTTGTGACGGATCAGGGAGTCATCATTTAGCTTCCGGAGACGTTGAGAGCCCCTGTGAGCTGCATTAGGTCTAATGACGACGGCTGGGAGGATCCGAACGGTTGCGCAGTGCCTGCCGTCAAGTTTGACCATCTTGCTTAGCTGGATACGGTCAAGCGAACGGCGCGTGGTCTGAGCTACAGCTGCTCGCGACGCACATTAATTGGTAAGTCTGCAGTCTAGACTGGCGCTAGGTTGCAGATTCTGGAGTCTAGAAGGATTCGTGGTCTGTGAAGCTATCGGCCTATTGCCTTCTATGGTATGATGACACCCGTCTTTGctcgtcctcgctctcaaGGACGAGCGGAGGGTCGATGTGAAAGCTGtcaggagctgaagctgTCGATCATAGGGGCTAGCTCTTTCTGGAGCTATCGCCGTCCTGCGGCCCGAATCCTAGGGGTCCAGAGGGCGCAATCAGGATCGTTAAGATACGGCACCAGAATGAATTATTGACATGCGGACAATTTCAAGGCTGCTACCGAGAATTGGGTCGGAACCGCACTCTATTTGGGGAAGATGCAAtctccagcagcaagttGCACAAGGCTGCAGGTCCGAG is a window of Aspergillus nidulans FGSC A4 chromosome VI DNA encoding:
- a CDS encoding Zn(II)2Cys6 transcription factor (transcript_id=CADANIAT00009467), whose translation is MRGCLTCRQRHLKCDKTGTECLRCQRSGRQCIPAPAKPEEVAFRHGQNPSMRSEGPPRYGESDLSFPEDQVWIDVPTQLCFEDETEQTASDYHVVSAEASPTVPRGMRKARLSTSTSTIPSIPSPTQAFLPPGGARRISNPRTLSLDSLMPPDTPRDNPKLADFNEAFLLRHFQRTLGPWLDSCDHERQFSMDVVERAPSYPLLLYACLATAARHLSRTTNLVPPNTADEYHEKCIAILLPGLANWESGIGLDILLASTVILRFFEQISSSQNPLRLELSAFDERLQMMWTQQESQTDRDWAHRAVWLLAGAINYCYGVHDPQGSAAERTFLKHRINAWEARKPDGFRPLHFSLADPRIGRPYPVIWFTKSLYVSKRRAAYLHGKGSDKGVRASQFDDVAKYLGILFGIALSSDGDPSARVMACHALCACSSWVREPLARRCLLDLLRKTEAENGWPWAFMSERLTQEWRIAAS
- a CDS encoding protein cnxG (transcript_id=CADANIAT00009465), giving the protein MSTFQIHYFASASTYTGRNTESLPAPLPLSSLFDTLEAKYPGIKEKVLSSCSISLGDEYVDLVSDGEKSGNEGLLIQGGDEVAIIPPVSSG
- a CDS encoding uncharacterized protein (transcript_id=CADANIAT00009466) is translated as MPAHGALGATFLIARIIQTCSLIAIIGLTANFIAEIVRYDAKPPGIFIGTITVTSISAIYTIITSILYIDDILPFLASGILDSLLLIAVIVVAVIIGKPLSYLECGEIGDILSGGNSDDGSSAYTFATHLSSYLGHLSGSVDYDSWVGASKGVCVEAKSIWGLSIAMCVLRLSMEAKKGCFGRW
- a CDS encoding uncharacterized protein (transcript_id=CADANIAT00009463) produces the protein MSADDPSSFVDAEPKPTPKRPHWREKLFSREKPKNTADQQVEAFLAPVRSKSVSHGGHAVSTTEREIPAPPRLDVSQRWPSAHETQTVSPVSSTSPPTDSKLSAASTLPPLKIRKNKGLRVKFADGAPVCIGEGGDESEEPTIEISLNRSRSHSQSSNQPNDVGQPQAGGPQLRLDTSFRDRDGLRPREGGSPAGRAPLLIKNTQDADFLMALNLGESGSRLSFRASPGADSLAQRVRAKMELEEGRALQQKYEDPTSPNERTPDSPSSLYETPPNTEPEPASPPSPLRTPPSPEKTRSMNPTDFTSSASLAPGGGMKSLSPPKPELVRNAASEELRPSSRESRTKSASPQPPKYSLRSVANQFGEVAYVEFKEYAGRYQDVIKLSAESVKPLMETSLTEWVRAAVWWFMRGKKRLEAYARSRSRPDSRPSPEMAQQAVIDLAKALWINEAIVPQHQEVARYGAMGVDALIAVANTTGDKQLSDLLGVHQSVLSHLRSLAVSIKRNNILSAIPPETESDTSVWVRYPFFAPDVSAVLSGATSRSMLLDNSGKGPTFVQMMPLGDSSRHFSYGSMFVEVSVSSSEDDSQQFSMPCALSIIRDRADWYVLAAITSQSDLVNVMIQPDKKKGPTWDDVNWQVRTHSMTVKLPRGFELDVMFKEDDFKMLWNIVNYTLKTEASLQPEAGESVIFECTLKLFQYMDPGTPKAFPAESIERCRVRLFERSVTVTEGTGTRRAHRGFRITVLTTPKVKTLSSVRHILGHGAPILFGLLRGEDGAPALVLKVNEDGRSRSMLMTFQETRERTNLHSLLLAMLPKQRELKVADVPLRAYTIEQPADRFNGQPAKQHLQFPAGTVCVIDQEHDYVEHGYGPTVLSEHLRAFIASEWGSVTDRFNLGPGELKISLDINNRTGLSLYRPAQQDLTVSAAENLIPPDMQDKLADFLQIAMAKPMIRKFDFMTVKGLHEFEKAVTGFTVLFDSVASSFMISRRRMVVPITKKWESSMARIQIVRQDKVVQLLAFLNDFSHGKCLNFVLKSTDTFEAFNRSGKYGVRIVDAKFALPKTDDDPSSAFLNLDMPEYPSEHDDITIAFDTEADRFNFQSAAPASVREPSRMASLRR
- a CDS encoding cystathionine gamma-synthase (transcript_id=CADANIAT00009464), giving the protein MLPEGQDVGASTRSLHADDVLNVVTDVAPPIHVATTFRYSDDPAKLMPAADLNGRLTAQTLEEQSSYIYSRLTAPTTTRFEAILSSLLNGQTISYSSGLSAFHAALTLLNPRRISIGKGYHGCHGVIDIFNRLNGLQKLDLDCPAEQLEAGDVIHLETPVNPEGTSFNIEQYAKKAHSRGAYLIVDGTFAPPPLQDPFKFGADLVLHSGSKYFGGHSDVLCGVLATQNKDWAQQLLRDRVFLGGVMGNLEGWLGVRSLRTLEVRVQRLSQNATNLVLWLHNALQTPSPAPGSDEEATQKVLEQVFHSSLQKDDESWLLKQMPNGFGPVFSITMREEDYARHLPSKLALFQHATSLGGVESLIEWRTMSDKTVDRRLLRVSIGLENWEDLKRDLVNAFRALV